A genomic stretch from Myxococcota bacterium includes:
- a CDS encoding hemerythrin domain-containing protein, with protein MATRGTDAITLLTEDHKAVKKLFKSYQSLVDGNAADEDKQKLASQICRALEVHSQIEEEIFYPAVRAAIDDDQLMDEALVEHASAKDLIDQIEAMAPGDELYDAKVTVLGEYINHHVDEEQGEMFPMAKKAVDVKSLGEALERRKMELERERGAR; from the coding sequence ATGGCCACGCGCGGAACCGATGCAATCACCCTCCTGACCGAAGACCACAAGGCGGTGAAGAAGCTCTTCAAGTCCTATCAATCGCTGGTCGACGGCAACGCCGCCGACGAGGACAAGCAGAAGCTCGCCTCGCAGATCTGCCGCGCGCTCGAGGTGCATTCGCAGATCGAGGAGGAGATCTTCTATCCGGCCGTGCGCGCCGCGATCGACGACGACCAGCTCATGGACGAGGCGCTGGTCGAGCACGCGAGCGCCAAGGACCTGATCGACCAGATCGAGGCGATGGCGCCGGGCGACGAGCTCTACGACGCGAAGGTCACGGTGCTGGGCGAGTACATCAACCACCACGTCGACGAAGAGCAGGGCGAGATGTTCCCGATGGCCAAGAAGGCCGTGGACGTGAAGTCACTCGGCGAAGCGCTCGAGCGGCGGAAGATGGAGCTCGAGCGCGAGCGCGGGGCCCGCTGA
- a CDS encoding YetF domain-containing protein, which yields MSEGLIWLFGGDLPPSPMLLHQACARGVLVYLLGVLIVRAGKSRLIGRASALDVILGFLLGSLLSRGITGSAAMSTTLASSAAIVGAHWLLTRVTLPWHRLGELFKGHSEVLVQEGRVREAALQAAHLSREDLAEGLRLQGVERVEHVHLAVKERSGEISVIERAASHRPRE from the coding sequence GTGTCGGAGGGACTCATCTGGCTGTTCGGCGGCGACCTGCCACCGAGCCCGATGCTGCTGCACCAGGCGTGCGCGCGCGGCGTTCTGGTCTACCTGCTCGGCGTGCTGATCGTGCGCGCGGGAAAGAGCCGGCTGATCGGCCGTGCGAGCGCGCTCGACGTGATCCTCGGGTTCCTGCTGGGCTCGCTGCTGAGCCGGGGCATCACCGGCAGCGCGGCGATGTCGACCACGCTGGCCTCCTCGGCGGCGATCGTGGGCGCGCACTGGCTTCTCACCCGGGTCACCTTGCCCTGGCATCGGCTGGGCGAGCTCTTCAAGGGTCACTCGGAGGTGCTCGTGCAAGAGGGCCGCGTGCGCGAGGCTGCGCTGCAGGCGGCGCATCTCTCGCGCGAGGACCTCGCAGAAGGCTTGCGCCTGCAGGGTGTCGAGCGCGTCGAGCACGTCCACCTGGCCGTCAAGGAGCGCAGCGGCGAGATCAGCGTGATCGAGCGCGCCGCGAGTCACCGGCCGCGCGAGTAG
- a CDS encoding inorganic diphosphatase translates to MGTKAARWQRSPYAADDGCVNVVVETPKGSRNKIKFDDDLDCFRLSDVLPAGNTFPYDFGFLPGTRAEDGDPIDVLLLMDESTFPGTLVISRLVGVIEGEQTEDGRTVRNDRLIAVSVDARDYRDVHSVKDVSSHLIRELEHFFRSYAEMEGRKFRFRGLRGPRHAMKLVKRARLSRRR, encoded by the coding sequence ATGGGCACGAAGGCTGCGCGCTGGCAGCGCTCCCCGTACGCCGCCGACGACGGCTGCGTGAACGTGGTCGTAGAAACGCCAAAGGGATCGCGAAACAAGATCAAGTTCGACGACGATCTGGACTGCTTCCGCCTCTCGGACGTGCTTCCGGCCGGGAACACGTTTCCCTACGACTTCGGCTTTCTCCCCGGCACGCGCGCCGAAGACGGTGATCCGATCGACGTGCTCTTGCTCATGGACGAGTCCACTTTTCCCGGGACGCTCGTGATCTCACGGTTGGTCGGGGTGATCGAGGGCGAGCAGACCGAAGACGGGCGCACCGTGCGCAACGATCGCCTGATCGCCGTGTCGGTCGATGCGCGCGACTACCGCGACGTGCACTCGGTGAAGGACGTGAGCTCCCATCTGATCCGGGAGCTGGAGCACTTCTTCCGCTCCTACGCGGAGATGGAGGGGCGCAAGTTCCGCTTTCGAGGTCTGCGCGGCCCGCGCCACGCGATGAAGCTGGTGAAGCGCGCGCGGCTCAGCCGGCGGCGCTGA
- a CDS encoding SDR family oxidoreductase: MSQRIDRVIVTGASSGIGFDLAARFLAEGSSLVINARDPEKLERARHELDGGRRVVAVAGSVAERATAEAVAAAAERAFGGVDVLVNNAGIFGAKPFLDSTEEDLDRFYTTNVKGTYLMTRAVVPLMLKGGGGSIINVGTVLVGQGLHGLPVSAAMASKGGVHALTVSLAAELAPRQIRVNTLAPGIIRTPLIQDPDSLAAIHPLGRIGEVRDTTDAALYLARAGFVTGTTLDVDGGYSRGR, translated from the coding sequence ATGTCCCAGCGAATCGATCGGGTGATCGTCACGGGTGCGAGCAGCGGCATCGGCTTCGACCTGGCCGCCCGCTTCCTCGCCGAGGGCTCGAGCCTGGTGATCAACGCGCGCGATCCGGAGAAGCTCGAGCGCGCCAGGCACGAGCTCGACGGGGGCCGGCGCGTCGTGGCCGTGGCCGGCTCGGTGGCCGAGCGCGCGACCGCGGAGGCGGTCGCGGCCGCGGCGGAGCGCGCCTTCGGCGGCGTCGACGTGCTCGTGAACAACGCGGGGATCTTCGGCGCGAAGCCCTTCCTCGACAGCACCGAGGAGGACCTCGACCGCTTCTACACCACCAACGTGAAGGGCACCTATCTCATGACGCGCGCCGTGGTGCCGCTCATGCTGAAGGGCGGCGGCGGCAGCATCATCAACGTGGGCACGGTGCTGGTCGGCCAGGGTCTGCACGGCCTGCCGGTGTCGGCCGCGATGGCCAGCAAGGGCGGCGTGCACGCGCTCACGGTGTCACTCGCCGCCGAGCTCGCGCCGCGGCAGATCCGCGTGAACACGCTCGCGCCGGGCATCATCCGCACACCGCTCATCCAGGACCCCGACTCGCTGGCGGCGATCCACCCGCTCGGGCGCATCGGCGAGGTGCGCGACACTACGGACGCAGCGCTCTATCTGGCGCGCGCCGGTTTCGTGACCGGCACCACGCTGGACGTCGACGGCGGCTACTCGCGCGGCCGGTGA